One Dokdonia sp. Dokd-P16 genomic window carries:
- a CDS encoding LysR family transcriptional regulator → MHYTLHQLQVFLKVTEFKSITKAGEELHLTQPAVSIQIKNFQNQFPIPLTEVVGRQLFVTDFGEEIAVAARKIIAEVDAINYKTMAYQGQLSGKLKISIVSTGKYLMPYYIADFMNMHPGVDLEMDVTNKTRVVRHLEKNETDFALVSVVPDHIAIDKVTLIPNKLFLVGGRQHTYSGKTISKKDFDKLPVVYREKGSATRAAMENYIADRQLPTRKKIELTSNEAVKQAVISGIGISILPLVGLKNALTSGDAQIIPSKGLPITTHWNLIWQKSKQLSPTAKAFVSYLEEHKTALNEKHFGWLDTY, encoded by the coding sequence ATGCACTATACGTTACACCAGCTTCAGGTCTTCTTAAAAGTCACAGAATTTAAGAGCATTACAAAAGCTGGCGAAGAGCTACATCTCACGCAGCCAGCGGTCTCGATACAAATCAAAAATTTTCAAAATCAGTTTCCTATTCCGCTTACGGAGGTGGTGGGGAGGCAACTGTTTGTAACTGATTTTGGCGAAGAAATTGCCGTTGCAGCACGTAAAATAATTGCCGAAGTAGATGCAATTAATTATAAAACGATGGCTTATCAAGGTCAGCTCTCGGGTAAATTAAAGATATCCATCGTTTCTACAGGAAAATATTTAATGCCTTATTACATAGCAGATTTTATGAATATGCATCCTGGTGTCGATCTAGAGATGGATGTGACAAACAAGACCAGAGTGGTACGTCATCTTGAAAAAAACGAAACAGATTTTGCACTGGTATCTGTAGTTCCAGATCATATCGCGATAGATAAAGTGACACTTATACCTAACAAATTATTTTTAGTAGGAGGTAGGCAGCACACCTACTCAGGTAAAACCATATCAAAAAAAGACTTTGATAAACTACCCGTGGTGTATAGAGAAAAAGGATCTGCAACACGGGCCGCTATGGAAAATTATATTGCAGACAGACAACTTCCTACACGTAAAAAAATAGAGCTTACCTCAAATGAAGCGGTAAAGCAAGCTGTGATTTCTGGAATAGGGATTTCCATACTCCCGCTAGTGGGACTTAAAAATGCACTTACTAGCGGTGATGCTCAAATCATCCCGAGCAAAGGATTGCCTATTACCACACACTGGAATCTCATTTGGCAAAAAAGCAAGCAGCTTTCTCCCACTGCAAAGGCCTTTGTGAGTTATCTCGAAGAGCATAAAACAGCACTAAATGAAAAGCATTTTGGATGGTTAGACACGTATTAA
- a CDS encoding YraN family protein, translating into MTPKELGEYGEELATLHLIKQGYTILERNWFFGKNEVDIICQKEEGVLVVVEVKARNSDFFGDPQSFVSTGKQKSIVKVSNEYVLENDLDVEVRFDIIGVLKNSKQERLEHFEDAFYFF; encoded by the coding sequence ATGACCCCAAAAGAACTAGGCGAATACGGCGAAGAACTAGCAACCCTGCATTTAATAAAGCAGGGTTACACTATTCTTGAACGTAATTGGTTTTTTGGAAAAAATGAAGTCGACATTATCTGCCAGAAGGAAGAAGGCGTCCTCGTTGTAGTAGAAGTAAAAGCGCGTAACTCAGATTTCTTTGGCGATCCGCAGAGTTTTGTGAGTACTGGTAAGCAAAAGTCTATCGTAAAAGTGTCAAATGAATACGTACTAGAAAATGATCTAGATGTCGAAGTACGATTTGATATTATAGGAGTACTTAAAAACTCAAAACAAGAACGCCTTGAGCATTTTGAGGATGCGTTTTACTTTTTTTAA
- a CDS encoding sodium-dependent bicarbonate transport family permease yields the protein MDLHLLVDNLTNPALLFFFLGLLAVQLKSDLAIPPSSSKFISLYLLLSIGFKGGQELAHSELNMEIVWSLIFGIVLALVVPLYAFFTLKKRVGVQNAAAIAAAYGSVSAVTFVTTVAYLDMEQIAYSGYMVAVMAIMEAPSIIIGVLLMMLFTANRDKTVSMGSIIKHSVTNGSVLLIIGSLVIGFMASDAQAQGIAPFTTDIFKGFLAVFLLDMGISSGKKIGSLKEYGAFPYVFAIAVPIVNGIIVSLLSGFITESIGNRLLFAILAASASYIAVPAAMKLAAPKANEGLYLPMALAITFPFNITLGMPLYLCIINWS from the coding sequence ATGGACTTACACCTACTGGTTGATAACTTGACCAACCCTGCACTTTTATTTTTCTTTTTAGGATTACTAGCGGTACAACTCAAAAGTGACTTAGCCATACCGCCTAGTTCTTCAAAGTTTATTTCTCTTTACCTCCTACTTTCTATTGGATTTAAAGGAGGACAAGAGCTTGCTCACTCAGAGCTAAATATGGAGATTGTTTGGTCCTTAATTTTTGGAATCGTTCTAGCTCTTGTGGTTCCATTATATGCGTTTTTTACGCTTAAAAAGCGCGTCGGAGTACAAAATGCCGCAGCAATCGCTGCGGCATATGGCTCTGTAAGTGCTGTAACTTTTGTTACTACAGTTGCTTATCTTGATATGGAGCAAATTGCATATAGCGGGTACATGGTTGCGGTTATGGCTATTATGGAAGCGCCGTCTATTATAATAGGCGTACTCCTTATGATGCTATTTACGGCAAACCGTGACAAGACAGTCTCAATGGGCAGTATTATTAAACATTCTGTTACAAACGGAAGTGTACTGTTGATAATAGGAAGTCTCGTCATAGGTTTTATGGCAAGCGATGCACAAGCACAAGGTATTGCGCCTTTTACCACAGATATTTTCAAAGGTTTTCTAGCTGTCTTTTTACTAGATATGGGAATCTCAAGTGGTAAAAAAATAGGAAGCCTAAAGGAGTATGGCGCTTTTCCTTATGTATTTGCAATTGCCGTCCCTATTGTAAATGGTATTATCGTGAGTTTACTAAGTGGGTTTATAACAGAATCTATAGGTAACAGATTGCTGTTTGCCATACTTGCAGCAAGTGCCTCCTATATTGCAGTCCCTGCCGCTATGAAACTCGCTGCGCCTAAGGCAAACGAAGGCCTATACTTACCTATGGCGCTTGCCATTACCTTTCCCTTTAATATCACACTAGGGATGCCGCTTTACCTCTGCATTATAAACTGGAGTTAA
- a CDS encoding DoxX family protein, with protein MKNWTDNQLAFVIARITIGINFLLHGVVRLPKMEGFASGLSKGFEGTMLPPALVEPIAFGLPIVELVLGVLLIIGFKTRLAAALSFILITLLMAGTSFKEDWDLVGSQMIYVIFFFIFIKNLRHNTFAIDGTSKTVVDGFTGQ; from the coding sequence ATGAAAAACTGGACCGATAATCAGCTTGCATTTGTAATCGCGCGTATAACCATAGGTATTAATTTCTTATTGCATGGTGTAGTGCGACTTCCTAAAATGGAAGGCTTTGCCAGCGGACTATCAAAAGGTTTTGAGGGAACGATGCTACCTCCTGCACTTGTGGAGCCTATTGCTTTTGGACTTCCTATTGTAGAACTTGTACTAGGAGTGCTGCTCATCATAGGTTTCAAAACACGACTTGCTGCGGCATTGAGTTTCATATTAATCACATTATTAATGGCGGGCACTTCTTTTAAAGAAGACTGGGATCTGGTAGGCTCACAAATGATTTATGTAATTTTCTTCTTCATTTTTATTAAAAATTTACGCCACAATACCTTTGCGATAGACGGCACTTCAAAGACGGTAGTAGACGGATTTACAGGCCAATAG
- a CDS encoding LD-carboxypeptidase, with amino-acid sequence MITPPYLVQGDNVAIVATARKISKKELEEGIALLKSWGLVPVLGNTIGLEDNQYAGTDFQRAQDFQQMLDNTEIKAIWCARGGYGTVRIVDDLNFYKFVKYPKWVVGYSDVTVLHSHIHKIGFKTIHATMPVSLDDNTAFAKASLKQSLFGEQPNFSYNTTNKLNRLGTAKGTLVGGNLSILFSLCGSSSDLDTTGKILFIEDLDEYLYHIDRMIVNLKRNGMLDHCAGMVVGGMTKMHDNRIPFGKTAQEIVLDAVKECDFPVAFDFPAGHVDNNNALKLGSEITLEVTATKASIRYE; translated from the coding sequence ATGATTACACCTCCTTATCTTGTACAAGGCGACAATGTCGCAATTGTTGCTACGGCACGTAAAATTTCTAAAAAAGAGCTAGAAGAAGGCATTGCCTTGCTTAAAAGCTGGGGCTTAGTTCCCGTATTGGGCAACACCATTGGGCTAGAAGATAATCAGTATGCTGGGACAGATTTTCAGAGAGCACAAGACTTTCAGCAAATGCTGGATAACACCGAGATTAAAGCCATCTGGTGTGCTCGTGGTGGCTACGGGACGGTGCGCATAGTAGATGATCTAAATTTTTACAAGTTTGTCAAATATCCAAAATGGGTGGTGGGCTACTCTGACGTGACGGTTTTACATAGCCACATCCATAAAATCGGATTCAAAACGATACATGCGACCATGCCTGTATCTCTTGATGACAATACCGCTTTCGCGAAAGCGTCATTAAAACAATCGCTTTTTGGCGAGCAACCTAACTTTAGTTACAACACCACAAATAAGCTTAACAGGCTAGGCACTGCAAAAGGCACGCTCGTAGGCGGAAACCTGTCTATTCTTTTCAGCCTTTGCGGCAGTAGCTCTGATCTTGATACGACTGGTAAAATATTATTTATAGAAGACCTGGATGAGTACCTCTATCACATAGATAGGATGATTGTCAACCTAAAACGCAACGGGATGCTAGATCACTGTGCGGGCATGGTTGTAGGTGGTATGACTAAGATGCACGATAATAGAATCCCCTTTGGTAAAACAGCACAGGAGATTGTGCTTGATGCTGTAAAAGAATGTGACTTTCCGGTAGCTTTTGACTTTCCTGCGGGACACGTAGATAATAATAATGCATTAAAGTTGGGGAGTGAGATCACTCTTGAAGTAACAGCAACTAAAGCAAGTATACGGTATGAATAG
- a CDS encoding DUF2490 domain-containing protein: MFKFTFFILMFSLSTLLYGQSLYEVGILPEVNIGTKINELLNINVEFAPRFEISEGDFKGNNKRDIFYSLLDVTTVATRTVGVDAKVGVGYLARFRDKELIHRAIQQYSFTVPYFGFRLGHRFRTDQTFSANQKAEFRTRYRLSSDISLNGEFIDPGEAYLKLGNEYVYSIQGDATDLEVRFVPTLGYYLNDANKLEIGVDYRMDSFLDATANHRFWINLGYYLSL, from the coding sequence ATGTTTAAATTCACATTCTTTATCCTAATGTTTTCTCTAAGCACTTTGCTTTACGGGCAATCGCTGTATGAAGTTGGCATACTCCCAGAAGTAAATATAGGTACAAAAATTAATGAGCTGTTGAATATTAATGTAGAATTCGCGCCACGTTTTGAAATAAGTGAAGGAGATTTTAAAGGCAATAATAAAAGAGATATATTTTACTCCTTGCTTGATGTCACCACGGTTGCTACGCGTACAGTGGGAGTAGATGCAAAAGTTGGTGTGGGATATTTAGCTCGTTTCCGCGATAAAGAACTTATACATCGCGCGATACAACAATACTCTTTTACCGTCCCTTATTTTGGTTTTCGCTTGGGACATCGCTTCCGTACAGATCAAACATTTAGTGCTAACCAGAAAGCTGAGTTTAGAACGCGTTATAGACTTTCATCAGATATATCGCTCAACGGCGAGTTTATTGACCCAGGCGAAGCGTATTTAAAATTAGGGAATGAGTATGTATATTCCATTCAAGGAGATGCAACAGACCTTGAGGTAAGGTTTGTGCCTACTTTGGGTTATTATCTAAACGATGCAAATAAACTAGAGATTGGCGTAGACTACCGTATGGATTCATTTCTTGATGCTACTGCAAATCATCGATTTTGGATAAATCTGGGATATTACTTGAGTTTGTAG
- the mfd gene encoding transcription-repair coupling factor encodes MSKNELSQHFAQSLQLQKLGEAISHSQENSKNIQAKGLVGSALSFTISSAFETAESPFLIILNDKEEAAYFLNDLEQLRKEANVLFYPGSYRRPYQIEEIDNANILLRAEVLNRINSRRKPALLVTYPDALFEKVVTRKELDRQTLKIAVSDQLSLDFVNEMLFEYKFKRVDFVTEPGEFSVRGGIVDVFSFSHDEPYRIEFFGDEVDSIRTFDVESQLSTGQVKKISVMPNVENKALEEVRQSFLEYISPKTVVFIKNRSLLVDRTDKNFAKAEEAFSSLDSEIKRNSPEELFMHGAALQQQLDTFTTVDLTSKIDGAIADTTINFEQQPQPSFNKQFDLLIANLNENSARGYKNYIACVTEQAAKRFHDIFDDADAIVKQYETVVLSLYQGFIDDEQKIAVYTDHQIFERYHKFNLKNGYAKKQSITLKELSHLSVGDYVTHIDHGIGKFGGLQKIDVEGKPQEAIKLIYGERDILYLSIHSLHKITKYNGKDGKPPQIYKLGSQAWKKLKAKTKSRVKHVAFNLIKLYAKRRLQKGYAFGPDTHMQHELEASFIYEDTPDQSSATEDVKRDMESERPMDRLVCGDVGFGKTEVAIRAAFKAVDGGKQVAVLVPTTILAYQHARTFKGRLKDFPVKIDYLNRFRTAKEKREVLAGLESGAIDIVIGTHQLTSKNVIFKDLGLLVIDEEQKFGVAVKDKLKTISETVDTLTLTATPIPRTLQFSLMAARDLSTINTAPPNRYPIESNVVRFSEEVIRDAVQYEIQRGGQVFFIHNRIENIKEVAGLIQRLVPDAKVGVGHGQMEGKTLEAKMLSFMNGEFDVLVSTTIIESGLDVPNANTIFINNANNFGLSDLHQMRGRVGRSNKKAFCYFITPPYSAMTDDARKRIQALEQFSVLGSGFNIAMKDLEIRGAGDLLGGEQSGFINEIGFDTYQKILNEAIDELKEDEFSELYNDDPAFAKAEKDYVKDTVIDTDFSLLFPDDYVNNITERLNLYTQLNNVKTEEQLDDFERQLVDRFGPLPEEAEDLLDSVRIKWVATKIGLEKVVLKNGKLTGFFIADQQSAFYQSPAFGRVLKFVQENAYRIGIKEKKLSKGLRLLLKSDDAKTVNDVVALLRPLMPESTKKKAAELPMDDGE; translated from the coding sequence TTGAGTAAAAACGAACTCTCGCAACACTTTGCACAGTCTCTGCAACTGCAGAAACTAGGGGAAGCTATTTCCCATTCCCAAGAAAACAGTAAAAATATTCAAGCAAAAGGCCTCGTAGGATCTGCACTATCTTTTACCATAAGCAGTGCTTTTGAAACCGCCGAAAGTCCTTTTCTCATTATTTTAAACGATAAGGAAGAAGCTGCTTATTTTCTTAATGATCTAGAGCAGTTACGTAAAGAGGCAAATGTGCTTTTTTACCCTGGCAGCTATAGAAGACCTTATCAGATAGAAGAAATAGACAACGCAAATATCTTGCTGAGGGCAGAGGTTTTAAACAGAATAAACTCTCGTCGTAAGCCAGCATTACTAGTCACCTATCCAGATGCGCTTTTTGAAAAAGTTGTTACCAGAAAAGAGCTAGATAGACAGACGCTTAAGATAGCAGTAAGTGATCAACTGTCGCTGGATTTTGTAAATGAGATGCTGTTTGAGTATAAATTTAAACGCGTTGATTTTGTAACAGAGCCTGGAGAATTCTCGGTGCGAGGAGGTATTGTAGATGTTTTTTCGTTTTCTCACGACGAACCCTATCGTATTGAATTTTTTGGTGATGAGGTAGATAGTATAAGGACGTTTGATGTGGAGAGTCAACTCTCAACTGGACAGGTAAAAAAGATTTCGGTGATGCCTAATGTGGAGAACAAGGCACTTGAAGAAGTACGCCAGAGTTTTCTAGAATATATCTCGCCTAAGACAGTAGTGTTTATAAAAAACAGATCACTTCTTGTAGATCGTACTGATAAAAATTTCGCGAAAGCGGAAGAAGCATTTTCCTCCTTAGACTCAGAGATAAAACGCAACTCCCCAGAGGAGCTATTTATGCATGGTGCTGCATTACAGCAGCAGCTAGATACGTTTACCACAGTAGATCTAACCTCAAAAATAGATGGTGCGATAGCTGATACTACAATCAATTTTGAGCAACAACCACAGCCTTCTTTCAATAAGCAGTTTGACTTATTGATTGCAAACTTGAATGAAAATTCGGCAAGGGGTTATAAGAATTATATTGCCTGTGTGACGGAGCAAGCGGCAAAGCGTTTTCATGATATTTTTGATGATGCAGATGCGATTGTAAAGCAATATGAAACAGTTGTATTGTCGTTATATCAGGGATTTATAGATGATGAGCAGAAGATAGCGGTCTATACAGATCATCAGATTTTTGAGCGATATCACAAGTTTAATCTTAAGAATGGGTATGCAAAAAAGCAGTCCATAACGCTTAAGGAATTGAGCCACCTTTCTGTAGGTGATTATGTGACGCACATTGATCACGGGATTGGAAAATTTGGTGGATTACAGAAGATTGACGTAGAAGGGAAGCCGCAAGAAGCAATCAAATTGATCTACGGAGAGCGAGATATTTTATACCTCAGTATTCACTCGCTACATAAAATTACAAAGTATAACGGTAAAGATGGCAAGCCGCCACAAATTTATAAACTAGGAAGCCAGGCTTGGAAAAAGCTTAAGGCAAAGACCAAGTCTAGAGTTAAGCACGTTGCTTTTAACCTTATTAAATTATATGCAAAACGTAGACTTCAAAAGGGCTATGCCTTTGGGCCAGATACGCACATGCAGCATGAGTTAGAAGCTAGTTTTATTTATGAGGACACACCAGATCAAAGTAGCGCTACCGAAGATGTAAAGCGTGATATGGAAAGTGAGCGTCCTATGGATCGCTTAGTGTGTGGGGATGTAGGTTTTGGAAAAACAGAAGTTGCAATTCGCGCCGCGTTTAAAGCGGTTGATGGTGGTAAGCAAGTTGCTGTACTTGTACCTACAACGATTCTAGCCTATCAACATGCACGTACATTTAAGGGGCGTCTCAAAGATTTTCCTGTAAAAATTGACTATCTCAACCGTTTTAGAACAGCAAAAGAAAAGCGCGAAGTGCTAGCAGGATTAGAAAGTGGGGCAATCGATATTGTGATAGGTACGCACCAACTTACAAGTAAAAATGTAATCTTTAAAGACCTAGGACTTCTCGTTATAGATGAGGAACAAAAGTTTGGCGTTGCGGTAAAAGATAAGCTCAAAACTATTTCTGAAACCGTTGATACGCTCACGCTTACAGCGACACCTATTCCGAGAACGTTGCAGTTCTCACTTATGGCAGCAAGGGATTTAAGTACTATAAATACAGCGCCGCCTAATAGATATCCCATAGAAAGTAACGTAGTGCGCTTCTCTGAGGAGGTGATACGAGATGCGGTACAATATGAAATACAGCGTGGCGGTCAGGTATTCTTTATCCATAACCGTATTGAAAATATCAAGGAAGTTGCGGGTCTTATTCAGCGTCTTGTGCCAGATGCAAAAGTGGGCGTAGGTCACGGGCAAATGGAAGGGAAAACACTTGAAGCAAAGATGTTATCGTTCATGAACGGTGAGTTTGATGTACTGGTGTCTACCACTATTATTGAGAGCGGACTTGATGTGCCTAATGCAAATACGATTTTTATAAATAACGCAAATAATTTTGGCCTGTCAGACCTCCACCAGATGCGTGGGCGTGTGGGACGTAGCAACAAGAAAGCGTTCTGCTACTTCATCACACCGCCATATAGTGCCATGACAGATGATGCTCGTAAGCGCATCCAGGCACTGGAGCAATTTTCTGTGCTAGGAAGTGGTTTCAATATCGCGATGAAGGATCTTGAGATACGTGGTGCTGGAGATTTACTAGGAGGAGAACAGAGCGGATTTATCAATGAGATAGGGTTTGATACGTATCAAAAAATTCTAAATGAAGCCATTGATGAGCTTAAGGAAGATGAATTTTCAGAGTTGTATAATGATGATCCCGCTTTCGCGAAAGCAGAAAAAGATTATGTAAAAGACACTGTAATTGATACTGACTTTAGTCTGCTATTTCCAGATGACTACGTAAACAATATCACCGAACGCTTGAATCTATACACACAGCTCAATAATGTTAAAACAGAGGAGCAACTAGACGATTTTGAACGCCAACTCGTAGATCGTTTTGGACCATTACCAGAAGAAGCCGAAGATTTACTGGATTCTGTGCGTATCAAGTGGGTAGCGACTAAAATAGGTCTCGAGAAAGTGGTTCTAAAAAATGGAAAACTCACCGGCTTTTTCATTGCAGACCAGCAGAGCGCTTTCTATCAAAGCCCAGCCTTTGGCCGTGTGCTTAAGTTTGTACAAGAAAACGCATATCGCATAGGGATAAAAGAGAAAAAGCTATCTAAAGGATTGCGATTACTCCTAAAATCTGACGATGCTAAGACAGTGAATGATGTGGTAGCATTATTACGACCATTAATGCCAGAAAGCACCAAGAAAAAAGCAGCAGAGCTGCCTATGGATGATGGCGAGTAA
- a CDS encoding phosphoribosylpyrophosphate synthetase: MILSQSNTLTEDIAAAKVAGFTSDFMYRDGRLLCRTNDRWYQIKDLTLIEYCRHEGMNDPGDSSILFLIETNDSTKGCLTSAYGKDADTNLINFIMNLEKKEK, from the coding sequence ATGATTCTCTCACAAAGCAACACCCTAACAGAAGATATAGCAGCAGCGAAAGTCGCAGGTTTTACCTCAGATTTTATGTATCGGGACGGCCGCTTATTATGTAGAACTAATGACCGCTGGTATCAAATAAAAGACCTCACACTTATAGAATATTGTAGGCACGAGGGAATGAATGACCCAGGTGATAGTTCGATTTTATTTTTGATAGAAACTAATGATTCTACAAAAGGTTGCCTTACGAGTGCCTATGGTAAAGATGCCGATACAAACCTCATTAATTTTATAATGAACCTAGAAAAGAAAGAGAAATAG
- a CDS encoding helix-turn-helix domain-containing protein codes for MMKQPELGQKILELRQQKGLTQEELVEQCNISVRTIQRIEAGETMPRIYTIKTILSALDRDLDDLQEDTVFEAKVKKAMLINLDEDKDVSYLFTQLHVGWIAGILSMIAFVFELVDDFYFVAEGTYYFGKVFTIILGILSIIFFSVFMRTFILIGNLFKNNFLKIISTLFIIINAILAGYALIDMNYVVMPMEAYGVMYIVFFGVMSMFFGYSLFKLKGLGQLPQASGILQMVLGFMMLTIFLAIVAGPASILAQAINVALILRVYEIIKKQVG; via the coding sequence ATGATGAAACAACCAGAATTAGGACAAAAGATTTTAGAACTGCGCCAGCAAAAAGGATTAACGCAGGAAGAACTTGTAGAACAGTGTAATATTTCTGTGCGCACGATACAACGCATAGAAGCTGGAGAAACAATGCCACGTATTTACACGATTAAAACAATACTCTCTGCACTAGATAGAGATCTAGATGACTTACAAGAAGATACCGTCTTTGAGGCCAAAGTAAAAAAGGCAATGCTCATTAATTTAGATGAGGATAAGGATGTATCATATCTATTTACACAACTCCACGTAGGATGGATAGCGGGTATATTAAGTATGATCGCATTTGTATTTGAACTTGTAGATGATTTTTACTTTGTAGCGGAGGGCACCTATTACTTTGGAAAAGTTTTTACTATTATACTTGGCATACTTTCTATTATTTTCTTTTCAGTATTTATGCGCACTTTTATACTTATCGGGAACTTATTTAAAAACAATTTTTTGAAAATAATTTCGACACTATTTATTATCATTAATGCAATTCTTGCTGGATATGCCCTTATTGACATGAACTATGTTGTCATGCCTATGGAGGCTTATGGAGTTATGTACATCGTGTTTTTTGGTGTGATGTCCATGTTTTTTGGCTATAGCTTATTTAAACTTAAAGGGCTGGGACAGTTACCACAAGCGTCCGGTATTTTACAAATGGTACTCGGTTTTATGATGCTGACTATATTTCTTGCTATTGTAGCAGGACCAGCAAGTATACTAGCACAAGCAATAAATGTCGCACTTATTCTCAGAGTGTATGAGATAATTAAAAAGCAAGTAGGTTAA
- a CDS encoding YitT family protein, protein MATVLKSLSEYVQIAIGIALASIGLKAFLLPNGFLDGGATGIAILISKKLDLDISLLLFIVSIPFLVLGFYKLSRNILLKSTVSILILAVLIGVESFPVITEDKLLIAIFGGMFLGAGIGISIRNGAVLDGSEILGIYVFDFFGISIGKTILAFNIILFIITALVLSVEVALYSILTYIVTAKFIDFFIEGFEDFIGITIISPSSEEIEQKILNELGTGITVYKAAAGYGSTGHNNERRVIQTVINRIHLRKIHKLIDSCDPDAFIVEFDVNNVKGGVLRRYLDTKNNRKLASF, encoded by the coding sequence ATGGCGACAGTATTAAAATCACTTTCTGAGTATGTACAAATTGCTATAGGTATTGCCCTTGCAAGTATAGGACTTAAAGCCTTTTTACTGCCTAATGGTTTTCTAGATGGGGGAGCGACGGGTATCGCAATTTTAATAAGTAAAAAGTTAGATCTTGACATCTCTTTACTACTCTTTATTGTGAGTATTCCGTTTCTAGTGTTGGGTTTTTATAAGCTTTCGCGAAATATTCTATTAAAAAGCACCGTATCCATCTTGATACTAGCAGTGCTTATCGGAGTCGAGTCCTTTCCAGTAATTACAGAAGATAAGCTGCTTATTGCAATTTTTGGCGGTATGTTTCTAGGAGCTGGTATTGGTATCAGTATACGCAACGGTGCGGTGCTTGACGGATCCGAAATTCTAGGGATTTATGTATTTGATTTTTTTGGAATAAGCATAGGTAAAACTATTCTGGCTTTCAATATTATTCTATTTATTATCACCGCATTAGTGCTTAGTGTAGAGGTCGCGCTATATTCCATACTTACCTATATCGTGACCGCGAAGTTTATTGATTTTTTTATAGAAGGATTTGAAGATTTTATAGGTATTACCATTATATCCCCGTCATCTGAAGAAATAGAACAAAAGATTCTTAATGAGCTTGGTACTGGTATCACCGTCTATAAAGCTGCTGCTGGTTACGGCAGTACGGGTCATAATAATGAACGCCGCGTGATACAAACCGTGATAAATCGTATACACCTGCGCAAAATACACAAGCTAATAGACTCCTGCGACCCCGATGCCTTTATCGTAGAGTTTGATGTAAATAATGTAAAGGGAGGAGTACTTAGAAGATACCTAGACACTAAAAATAATAGAAAGTTAGCTAGTTTTTAG